A stretch of Kyrpidia spormannii DNA encodes these proteins:
- the argS gene encoding arginine--tRNA ligase, with the protein MSTLHNVQEKLRRELAAAAGRCGLSVEADLVHLEVPRDKRHGDYSSNTAMQLAKEVRQPPRALAQQLAETLDCRAAGVERVEVAGPGFLNFYLDTGYLDDILREVLKEKGAYGRRAVPRGSRVQVEFVSANPTGRLHIGHARGAAYGDALCRILEWDGYEVQREYYINDAGNQVHNLAKSLEARYFQALGRDVPMPEDGYYGRDVVELAERLVREEGDRYAKMSEEKRYEALKQKGLEAMLQQIRDDLARFRVRFDRWFSERSLYESGAVEETVEELRRRGWVYEADGALWFRSAAFGDDKDRVLIKSDGSYTYLTPDIAYHRDKLERGFDRLIDVWGQDHHGYVGRMKAAVAALGGDPERLVVRLCQLVALYRNGEQVRMSKRTGNAVTMAELMDEVGVDAARYFLLRRSNDSHIDFDLDLAVSQSNENPVYYVQYAHARICSILRQASERGYPDVDQAAESANLQVLRREPEVDLLKWLGNFPAEVEGAAAAYAPHHIVHYLEELAKRFHSFYTSCRVLGEAPEIEVARLALVRGVQWTLRVGLDLLGVAAPEQM; encoded by the coding sequence ATGTCGACCCTACACAACGTGCAAGAGAAACTGCGCCGGGAGTTGGCCGCCGCCGCCGGTCGCTGCGGTCTCTCCGTAGAGGCGGACCTGGTGCATCTTGAGGTGCCCCGGGACAAGCGTCACGGCGACTATTCTTCGAATACGGCCATGCAGCTCGCCAAGGAGGTGCGGCAGCCACCGAGGGCGTTGGCCCAGCAATTGGCCGAAACCCTGGACTGTCGGGCTGCCGGGGTAGAGCGGGTGGAGGTGGCCGGGCCGGGATTTTTGAATTTTTACCTGGACACCGGGTATTTGGACGACATCTTGCGGGAGGTGCTAAAGGAGAAGGGCGCCTACGGCCGCAGGGCCGTACCCCGGGGGAGCCGGGTGCAGGTGGAGTTTGTCAGCGCCAACCCCACCGGCCGGCTGCACATCGGCCACGCCCGGGGAGCAGCCTACGGCGACGCCCTCTGCCGAATTCTCGAATGGGACGGATACGAGGTCCAGCGGGAATATTACATTAACGATGCGGGAAATCAGGTGCACAATCTCGCCAAATCCCTGGAGGCCCGGTATTTTCAAGCATTGGGGCGGGACGTGCCCATGCCGGAAGATGGGTATTATGGCCGGGACGTGGTGGAGCTGGCCGAACGGCTGGTTCGGGAGGAGGGCGATCGATACGCCAAGATGTCGGAGGAGAAGCGATATGAGGCGCTGAAACAAAAGGGCCTCGAAGCGATGTTGCAGCAGATTCGGGATGATTTGGCCCGATTCCGGGTGCGCTTTGACCGCTGGTTTAGCGAACGTTCGCTTTACGAATCGGGTGCGGTGGAGGAAACTGTCGAAGAGCTCCGGCGCCGGGGGTGGGTGTACGAGGCGGATGGGGCTCTGTGGTTCCGTTCCGCAGCCTTCGGGGACGACAAAGACCGGGTTTTGATCAAATCGGACGGGTCCTATACGTATTTGACACCGGATATCGCGTACCACCGGGACAAATTGGAAAGGGGATTTGACCGGTTGATCGACGTCTGGGGACAGGATCACCACGGCTATGTCGGTCGGATGAAGGCGGCGGTGGCCGCCCTGGGCGGGGATCCGGAACGGCTGGTGGTGCGGCTGTGCCAATTGGTGGCCCTCTACCGCAACGGGGAACAGGTGCGCATGTCCAAGCGGACGGGAAACGCGGTGACGATGGCGGAACTCATGGACGAAGTGGGGGTGGATGCGGCCCGGTATTTTCTCCTGCGCCGCAGCAATGACAGCCACATCGACTTTGACCTCGATTTAGCGGTGTCCCAATCGAACGAGAATCCGGTGTATTATGTCCAGTACGCCCACGCCCGAATCTGTTCGATCTTGCGCCAAGCCTCCGAACGGGGGTACCCGGATGTGGACCAGGCGGCGGAATCGGCGAACCTTCAGGTGTTGCGCAGGGAGCCGGAGGTGGATCTCCTCAAATGGCTGGGCAACTTTCCCGCCGAGGTGGAAGGCGCCGCTGCGGCTTATGCGCCCCACCATATTGTGCACTACCTGGAGGAACTGGCAAAGAGATTCCACAGTTTTTATACGAGCTGCCGGGTCCTCGGCGAGGCGCCGGAGATCGAGGTGGCCCGGCTGGCGCTGGTGCGTGGCGTTCAATGGACTCTCCGGGTGGGGCTCGATCTTCTGGGCGTGGCGGCGCCGGAACAGATGTGA
- the speB gene encoding agmatinase codes for MKAIRFDPAFSGEAFLGASPDYTEARAVIYGMPMDWTVSFRPGARLGPRRIREVSVGLEEYSPYLNRDLGEILYYDAGDIPLPFGNAAQSLERIRETVGRILADEKIAVGLGGEHLVSWGAIQAAADRYPDLVLVQLDAHGDLREEYEGQRFSHASVMRRAVERLGGERVWQFGIRSGPREEFEFARNHTHFYPFEVLPGLTEAREQWVDRPIYVTVDIDVVDPAFAPGTGTAEPGGISSSELLRAIHYLAGLKVVGFDLVEVSPPLDPTEQTQILAAKVIREVLLTVVPATR; via the coding sequence ATGAAAGCGATCCGCTTTGACCCGGCATTCAGCGGAGAGGCGTTTCTGGGGGCGAGCCCGGACTACACCGAGGCCAGGGCGGTTATCTACGGCATGCCCATGGACTGGACCGTGTCCTTCCGACCCGGGGCGAGACTGGGACCCCGGCGGATTCGGGAGGTGTCCGTCGGGCTGGAAGAGTACTCTCCTTATCTGAACCGCGATTTAGGAGAGATCCTTTACTACGATGCCGGAGACATTCCCCTCCCATTTGGCAATGCCGCCCAGAGCCTGGAGAGAATTCGCGAAACGGTGGGGCGGATCCTGGCGGATGAGAAGATCGCTGTGGGGCTCGGCGGGGAACACCTGGTTAGCTGGGGCGCCATTCAAGCGGCGGCCGATCGATATCCCGATCTCGTGCTCGTTCAACTGGACGCCCATGGGGATCTCCGGGAGGAGTACGAGGGACAACGCTTTTCTCACGCTTCGGTGATGCGCAGGGCGGTGGAACGGCTGGGCGGGGAGCGGGTGTGGCAGTTCGGGATTCGGTCGGGCCCGAGAGAAGAATTCGAGTTTGCCAGAAACCATACCCATTTTTATCCGTTCGAAGTGCTCCCGGGTTTGACCGAAGCCCGGGAGCAATGGGTGGACCGGCCGATCTACGTCACCGTGGACATTGATGTCGTCGACCCGGCTTTTGCTCCAGGGACGGGCACCGCGGAGCCCGGAGGGATCTCTTCGTCTGAATTGCTGAGAGCGATCCACTATCTAGCTGGGTTGAAGGTGGTGGGCTTCGACTTGGTCGAGGTCTCCCCGCCCCTGGATCCGACGGAGCAGACCCAGATCCTGGCGGCCAAAGTGATTCGAGAGGTTCTTCTCACGGTGGTTCCGGCGACCCGCTGA
- the speE gene encoding polyamine aminopropyltransferase, with protein sequence MELWFTEKQTENFGITAKVSRTLHTERTPYQRIDVLETVEYGRMLVLDGMVMCTDRDEFIYHEMIAHVPLFTHPDPKQVLVIGGGDGGTIREVVKHPRVERAVLAEIDERVIAVSKEYFPALSRGFADPRVEIEVGDGIAHVKANKDTYDVILVDSTEPIGPAEGLFAREFYEGIYEALRPGGVFVAQTESPLFNAALISRVWRDIASIYPVTRLYLAPVPTYPTGMWSFTLGSKGPDPLQAEGQDETAIETRYYTPEVHGASFALPRFVEELLAR encoded by the coding sequence ATGGAGCTCTGGTTTACCGAAAAACAAACGGAAAACTTCGGGATTACCGCCAAGGTGTCCAGGACTTTGCATACCGAGCGGACTCCGTATCAGCGAATCGATGTGCTTGAGACGGTGGAATACGGAAGAATGCTGGTATTGGATGGCATGGTGATGTGCACCGACCGGGATGAATTTATCTACCATGAAATGATCGCCCATGTACCGCTGTTTACCCACCCCGATCCGAAGCAAGTGTTGGTGATCGGCGGGGGAGATGGGGGTACGATTCGCGAGGTGGTGAAACATCCCCGGGTGGAGAGGGCTGTGCTGGCGGAAATTGACGAGCGGGTTATTGCCGTATCCAAAGAATATTTTCCGGCACTTTCTCGAGGGTTCGCCGATCCCCGGGTGGAGATCGAGGTGGGGGATGGGATCGCCCACGTCAAGGCCAACAAGGACACCTACGACGTGATTCTCGTGGATTCCACAGAACCCATTGGGCCGGCGGAAGGGTTGTTTGCCCGGGAATTTTACGAGGGAATCTATGAGGCGCTTCGGCCCGGAGGGGTGTTTGTGGCCCAGACGGAGTCCCCGCTTTTCAACGCGGCCCTGATTTCCCGGGTCTGGCGGGATATTGCTTCGATCTATCCGGTGACGCGGCTTTATCTGGCGCCGGTGCCCACCTATCCCACGGGGATGTGGAGTTTTACATTGGGATCAAAGGGGCCTGATCCCCTGCAGGCGGAAGGGCAAGACGAAACGGCCATCGAAACCCGGTACTACACCCCGGAGGTTCACGGGGCGTCTTTTGCCCTGCCTCGCTTTGTCGAGGAGCTGCTTGCCCGATGA